GTTCAcgcttgattgtgttgttttattgcatcttgtctcatgtgcctgactaaaagagacaagattgtacACACCTCAAgcttaagaaaaaaaattgtttttgttttcttagttttgctgAATGATTTgaaattctttcatatctaattgatattggaagggacttccctgtgtattcaataaaaagagggttattctcgtcaATTCCACTCTCTTTAGGGTCGCGAATTGAGTGTGCATGAACCTATGTGGttaaaaggttctgtaaccctacattcctttttctttctatgaaactcttttcatcttaagacggcatgtgagtttaaattgtgatttcctctcacaaacacatacacgtatggagactccaagtatCATATgttttgatggaaaagatgttaatatgatttttaagccgtcaatcataaaggaaaaagaaaaatcttcactgcctccaactttgaaaagaaaaagaaggaatgtgaggaagtcaagagttgttccttcaaattctcagaagttttctgatgttcttgaagagttgaagaaaacaaggaaggagattcagctaataaaggcttgtgttatgataactctcgaaattcagaagtccctggttcgacatcatcagcctagaaggtttgttggaattgaatcctttcttcacgaaccttatgttcccatggatattgacgacaaggagttcggggacgataatgAATTCTTcataggtctcaatgtctagtaaatcttcttttagagaatttatttcttgtttttagaagaataactagggtttggaatagccattattgtgagtacacatctatgtccaatgattttcatattcaatgtttttaggtttatttatttaaattctaagttttctgaagatgatttttgcaattttaacctttatgatattatatattgcaaattgttatgggatatattgtttacgtccgtgaacctgtgactgtcccatatttgatcaaaagttatctctattatgtcggtatgaatgtattgatagaagatagaatgaacttttgactttacaaaagttaaagcattttatgtcattgttttgatggaagaaaggataaaacttttgtttacaaggattaagtctattatatgtcattgtgtaaatagtgatggaaaatagaatgaatccttgtttattccgcagtattggtcgatctccgatccacatctttgtgcatatactgtgttcctccgtaaggttccttatgtttgagcatgaccaactaaatttatcattctcttttggttattttagttgttgctccgtaagttctcttatgtcgagcatgactaaTCAAATTGATcacgttgtggttaatttggttgtgtattccaattaaattaatcgtgggtcttcttgtgattaatttggttgtattttttcgattacattaatcacgggttcttttgtggttaattcaattgaatattttgtatagaaattcatgttttcatatgatttgagttatccaaaagaaatccttctttactTGTAAAAGCAAGCTCAcattttttgttctttcgggaatgacattttatgggggagagttcattttgaacttgtgcttaattggcaaatctttgtggggagtgcgtctgtggaatattagggatttatcttgtatctttataaacttattgatgaatgcatttagcttcagctttatgatggcatctaaataagttgatatggtattctcttttggtcatgaactatctctgtgaaaatttcatgaggatcccactagttttcgtacctttgccaatttatattgacaaaaagggggagaattaatgtgtagtgtgatactacaaatacatatggtttacgaatcattatgtaagggggagtggttttcatgttgagatgaagtactgactaagggggagtgatacatatcaccatagtattgttgtcaaagttgtgatgcaattggacttttatactgtgtaataatactatgacaccgtataacaatgatcgagagcattttgttttctcatcgttatcgctatggatcttcaacaactggtgatgctgaacttacaacctttaggatcatggagtacttggaagtgacgaagatttcgagtcgcgttgaagatgccaaggagatcaagcatttggatgagaagctacaatttctatctattttgtaatccatatgtattgatagttttgtcactaaaattgacaaagggggagattgttagagcactgctcggtagaactcgcatgcgttggtatctcaagcatgtttgtcaatgttagtgatcaaaactataagtcttgatttctagcctatttatagatatctcagactaggacatagatagtgtagttgagcttagatttcacagagttcatcatttgaagacgaagaactactaaggtgagcttgtggaacttcttcgaaaaaaggtatgtggagacttgaactcatctatcacttggaaagtatatttctctatctcctatattgagacataagtcgtgttaagatatagttttctctatacacatttgagatttctagctgagtatatctctcttacatatttctctaaatatgtgttggtaagctttcgcttcgaccaagttcatcttatatcatgagaaaattggcgagtaacatcttacatggtttgtgtgatacaatcatttgatgtaggcttggaatgtttcgataatgattatttcaatatcttgaaaattgctttgatgctaatagtgtgtgaaaacgactattgtcattatagaagaatgtttcaatgattgaaataaagagttgagaatataaccatgtttggatataagcatatatagtgtgttagcacattagtgtataaaaccataaaccgggagccaagtgtatgcatatgtgtgtatacgaaattggtgaaggagacaagttaagtatgcgtacccgtacgcatactggcggaagttttcgaaccaaaaatttctgctgagtttggtttttacaaactcttaactagtcaccttaagtatgcgtacccatacgcatactgacggaagttttcgaaccgaaaatttctactgagtttgaaaactaaacaaactcaaatctggttgcttaggtatgcatacccgcacgcatacttaagctggttaccttgtcaaatcggtcagttcatgaacttaaacatttaaatcataaggaatgcaatctttgcaaaccatggatataatgttcatgattgattcaagtgaatcaaaccgatttggtttcaattgtgttttctatgtaattgaacaactctttaactagtttcatttgaactagttatggttgagatgaataagtttgatatgagagtaatcatatggataacctcggttaactatttgtgaaccaacatggtgtacacttttaggtacggttacataaacctaaatgagggcacatttcatttgtgtgtaacaagctaagttcgatctaacggttgaaagatattagcttggttgaatcaggtttttcatctgacgatgaatattgaatgctttgttaccaaggtaacttggattgcaaaccctgatttgaaaactatataaaggagaactctagcaactgggaaacctaatctccacacctcctgtgtgttactagttgcataactagagtcgattctcctttaaccttaggtttcttctcgagaccctgtaggttaacgatttgaagacttcattgggattgtgaagccagacccaactattatctttgtagttgcccgatctgatcttgttgtttctatcgtgttgagtacaatttaaataattggctcgagattctatatctccgatatgcaacatggaaaagtaatcacaaacacttcgtctcatcgtttgtgattccacaatatattctttcgctagtcgattaagattattgtgaggtgattgataattctaggctgttcttcaggaatataagtccggggttatcaattggttcctgttcaccttgatttatcaaaagacggaacaaaaactcctgggtatttttgtgggagacagatttattcaatcctgtagaattttctgtgtgagacagatttgtctatcaagtcttcgacttcgggtcgtagcaactcttggttgtgggtgagatcaactaagggaatcaagtgcgtagtatcctgctgggatcaatgacgtaaggagcgcaactgtaccttgaatcagtgtgagattgattagggttcaactacagtccaatccgaagttaattggtagtaggatagtgtctgtagcggcttaatacagtatggtgttcaatctggactaggtcccgggatttttctgcatttgcggtttcctcttaacaaaattttgatgtctgtgttatttcttttccgcattatattttgttatataatataaatgtcacaggttgtgctttaagatcaatcaattagaatatccaaccttgggttgttgatttacattgattgacacttgaacattattctttggtaccgttcaagttacccctcttattcaatcggctcgcagatttctatttgctgattgcggattgaattaagagttagagatattaaactctttgatatactttactatagattgagtctgactgtctagttgattctctagaaagtatattagagtaagtcctctcagatttccaaacgaattgttgggtgtggttgttagaatcCCACATTTtcatgaactacacattaattctccccctttttgtcaatataaattgtcaaaggtacgaaaactagtgggatctttCATGTACCTGAGTACGATTACAAGAGGGGGTGGACAgatttgaggataaacctctcttgattctcacgaatcaagcctTTATCTGGTTCAATGAAGAACACAGCCTAACAACAAGTTCTATTTGATAATTATTCGATTGAGTTTCTCTTACAGACTCGATTAGCTTATAAATTTAGAGACAGAACCTAGCATCTGCGGCTACAATGCCACCAGATGTTTACATCTAACCCACTCATCAAAATTGATAAAGACACCCACTTCTAAGCTAAATACCAAAAACAACTAACTACCCCCTTGAGTACGATATGGGCACTCCAATACTATATTGGGTATATGACATTCCACCCTCCttcaaaacatccttgtcctcaaggatgagagaTAAATGAGTCGATCGGAGTGTTGGACAGTCACACACTAGAAGAAAAGTAGCTATTATATCATCGGAATACCATGTGAGGCCCTTGTACCCTGCAACACAAGGCTCATCAGTCCATTGACCAATTTCCTACAAGTGCACAGTTTATAAATGGTCTCGCTGCCTCCCTGAAATGCAAGCAGTGGGCCTGCCATTCTTGTGTGCAATTCCCTATGGTGAAAACGTGCTTTGGATTCGGCAACCTGCCGAGAATGTAGCCGTACCCAATGTACCACTCCCTGTAATCAAATAAACCCATTCATAGACATTCACTGCTGAGTAATTAGAAACAGAAGCAGTAGCCAAACCCTGCGAATTCAAGCAATTTTCCTCTAACAAACACAATATGAACTCGTACTAGCGTCACAAGGATGGATTCTATCCAGCTATAATCCCTTCTCTTTTGGTACCACGATCCCCACACATAACTTAAAATAAATTTTCCCCTACAAACACAAATGAACTAGGAAACTTTAGAAATTTAGCAGGGCCCAAAAATATCCATGTAATGCCCTTCCACACTTTAAAATCAAGCCCTGCAATCCATTGAAGTAATTGATCAGGTGGCTGCTCATGAACCAAAACCGGAACAAAATTCATATCTTGGACTTCACTCCTTACAACAATATAAATCCACCCCTTATCATTCACTCCCGCGAAATTTTCAAAATTCTGAAGTACAATCGAATAGACAACACCAAAACCTTTTGAATGAAAGTTCCTTAAACTTGTCAGAATCAGACTGATCTGCATAAGAGTTGTTGCAATTTGACCATGGACCTCAGCTTTGCAGAACAAATTGCTTATATAATTCCAGTTTTTGGCAAAGCACGCAACTGAGATAAAACTGTTAGCAATCCAGCTGACATTTCCCACACTCCACAAATCAGGTGGAACCAATTTGAA
This is a stretch of genomic DNA from Papaver somniferum cultivar HN1 chromosome 1, ASM357369v1, whole genome shotgun sequence. It encodes these proteins:
- the LOC113332101 gene encoding uncharacterized protein LOC113332101; protein product: MKNVLQILSKEFRKFSVFIFSVHTNASTRLILVRIDTFQHSTLLTSKIFWRFLIQEGVMMTVAHSSWSYLHKSCRVGNSKIQVIYLLMLVEFLRWEYKWYSTGLGNASNASLTISVLMWIMETHLMPKVIQILCVRILVEYWRWKFKLVPPDLWSVGNVSWIANSFISVACFAKNWNYISNLFCKAEVHGQIATTLMQISLILTSLRNFHSKGFGVVYSIVLQNFENFAGVNDKGWIYIVVRSEVQDMNFVPVLVHEQPPDQLLQWIAGLDFKVWKGITWIFLGPAKFLKFPSSFVFVGENLF